The following coding sequences lie in one Lolium perenne isolate Kyuss_39 chromosome 2, Kyuss_2.0, whole genome shotgun sequence genomic window:
- the LOC127331253 gene encoding uncharacterized protein translates to MGCLLALTDDLLAEVLARVPSPADLARASASCASLRRVATSARFLRQFRSLHAPPPLGVFFPDGAAFYPALPPNPTAPAARALAHAADFSFAFLPAPARAWLVRDHRDGRFLLDRAAPAGSTAFTEIAVCDPLFRRHIPLPPIPADLAASVENPYLQRGGDEGLPHSRSNEIFLAAPRRTSDNDNSSSPPFAVIWMACCRGKLVAFSFSSESQHWHTLSPPVHQALSMRRVMGVRLGQRNHAHGCFYWMITLTRRWLVLDTRRMEFSILDISPVLLGRTMMFSNQITTLESEQGRTTVVVSDLFRADKRCVLYFYTFMSFTDRWQLQHKITLPEEWGDRFRGIIGAFEQRLFIKLDHPKENLGDPVEQNVTYFWFDVKTMEVGRFTEISSATVNEAYLYTGFAPSLSLPSI, encoded by the coding sequence ATGGGCTGCCTGCTCGCCCTCACCGACGACCTCCTCGCGGAGGTCCTCGCCCGCGTACCATCTCCAGCGGACCTCGCGCGCGCCTCCGCGTCCTGCGCCTCGCTCCGCCGCGTCGCCACCTCCGCGCGGTTCCTCCGCCAGTTCCGCTCCCTCCACGCGCCGCCCCCGCTCGGCGTCTTCTTCCCCGACGGCGCCGCCTTCTACCCGGCCCTCCCGCCGAACCCCACGGCCCCCGCCGCGCGCGCGCTCGCCCACGCCGCCGACTTCTCCTTCGCCTTCCTCCCGGCCCCCGCGCGCGCGTGGCTCGTCCGCGACCACCGCGACGGCCGCTTCCTCCTCGACCGCGCCGCGCCCGCCGGCTCCACGGCCTTCACCGAAATCGCCGTCTGCGACCCGCTCTTCCGCCGCCACATCCCGCTCCCGCCCATCCCCGCCGACCTCGCCGCCTCCGTCGAGAACCCCTACCTCCAGCGCGGCGGGGACGAGGGGCTGCCGCACTCCCGCAGCAACGAGATCTTCCTCGCTGCTCCCCGCCGCACTTCCGACAACGACAACAGCTCCTCGCCCCCCTTCGCCGTCATCTGGATGGCGTGCTGCCGGGGGAAGCTGGtggccttctccttctcctccgaATCTCAGCACTGGCACACCCTCTCACCACCCGTGCACCAGGCTCTGAGCATGCGGAGAGTCATGGGCGTTCGCCTGGGACAGCGCAACCACGCTCACGGCTGTTTCTACTGGATGATCACTCTCACGCGGAGGTGGCTCGTGCTGGACACCCGCAGAATGGAGTTCTCCATCCTCGACATTTCGCCCGTCCTGCTAGGCCGCACCATGATGTTCAGCAACCAGATCACCACCCTCGAGTCGGAACAAGGCAGGACTACCGTCGTGGTCTCGGACCTTTTCCGGGCGGATAAGAGATGCGTCCTGTACTTCTACACGTTCATGTCCTTCACTGACCGGTGGCAGCTGCAGCACAAAATCACATTGCCTGAGGAATGGGGGGACCGGTTTCGGGGCATCATAGGAGCATTTGAGCAGCGCTTATTCATAAAGCTTGATCACCCAAAGGAGAACTTGGGAGATCCGGTTGAGCAGAATGTCACCTACTTTTGGTTCGACGTCAAAACTATGGAGGTTGGTAGGTTCACTGAGATAAGTTCTGCTACCGTGAACGAAGCCTACCTTTACACTGGATTTGCCCCGTCACTCTCGCTTCCTAGCATCTGA